The genomic window aaaactaaacgttttattggaatgttaaataaatacataatcatattattttatatgagtaaagttatgaaaaatataagtactggaagtactggttttttaaaatcatttcccaattacaattgacaacttctcgatttcaaattgtatgttctcaaattgaaattatactttctcaaataaaattcactattctcaattacaagtgatgacttcccaaatacaattgactattctcatctacatctgacattctctcaattccaagtgactattctcaaatacaattgatactttctcaaatacaattaatactttctcaaatacaattgatactttctcaaatacaattgatactttctcaaatacaattgatactttctcaaatacaattgatactttctcaaatacaattgatactttctcaaatatagttggaaaaggtgtagaatACAGGATATTAACATcgtttaaaaattgaaattgaaatagttaCATGTGTTGAACTTTTTGCCAGACTAAAAGAAAAGTATACAACTCGgtcaattttgaatatatagTACAGATATCAATCTATTCAGAATATATTGAATGGCGGATGAAAGGACGCATGTTGCGGAAAAACGACCTAGAGAGATCATTCAGGTTACACATtcataaaatcaaaacaatgattGGTAGAAAAACAACATATTCAATCCAAAACGGCTTCTCTCCTGAATTAATAGAGTcaatagtttagtttagtttcaTTTTCGTCATGTAACACTACATAATCAAGCAAAGCCTGGTAGTATATGATACGTCAAAAAGTATTgagtacagtaggcctactcaaaaaaagtaattataaaatagagaaaaaaaagaaaatcagAACATACAAAGGAGTTGAAAATATATGCTAGCAAAAAAATGCCTACAAACGCCAACAGTTGAAGCTTTCCTCTACACTGTACGGAGATGCATCGATCAATTTAGCTTTTACTGCATTTTTAAACCTTTTTGGGCTCTCAATACCTTTTATTTCAATAGTAAGAGAGTTATAAGCTCTTAATCCGCTATAATGTGGCCCTTTCTCTAAGCTTGCTGTTCTGTGTTGCGGGTCTGAAGATGAACCTAACTGGCTTCTAGTATTGTAACTATGATGGATATGACTCTCTCTTAATATCTTCTCGTTTTTCTTCGTCATAGTTGTAATTTTGAGGAAGTACAGTGCAGGAACTGTTGAAATTCTAAGTTTTCTGAAAGATTTTTTACGAGATTCATAAGGCTTCAAGTTGTCGACAATTCTGATGgcttttttttttgctttttgaaGACAGAATTGAGATTATTTTTTCCACTCCTCCAGAAAATTATGGTCTATTGAATTATCGACATTGGATTATCATGGAAGACATTCAATAGTGtttttgttccattcttcagtaCTTTTAACGAGAAGCAGACACTTGAGAGTTTATTCAGAATGTGATCCACTTGAGACAGTTTCTGATTCTGACTCCCAAAAAGCAGACTTCATCCTGAACAATCTCATCAATCTTTGGCTGATTGTGCCAGTTAACTTACTGGTCTCAGTCAACTTGAAATAAGCCAGTCTGAATAAGGTTATGATAGCAATTCTTACAattcttgaagaattttgaagttatacataacctagctacatttggactgttgtataaattagaattggaaccgttttgggcttataagcctgtggtacttttctgtaagttatgtaattctgaatgattgaataaataaataaataaataaattcttattGAATTGAGAGCATTGTTTGAGTAATTAGcattcatgttattcataaggaatgccaacaacaaaaagtgaattttattaaacaaaattcaaatatatatatttttcattggcTAACCTTTTCGACATCATGCACAACATCCTCGTTGATGACCTTGGTGGCTGACGCAGCTGACGCGACACTGACTCGGTCGCCTGACGCCAGAAACAGCAGTTGCGACATCGAAGATGACTGGCACAGTGTCGACTCTGACTTCAGTTCTACAACAAAACACAACAAAATCTATTAGAAATAACagttaatacaataaatattcatccACCGGAAAAACGGAATAGAACAAGATCAATTTGACTTTGATTACgagaataagaaaaatcattattgaacgaaaatccaaatcaaatgctgcaattcaccccgaagacctctgctactgcaaatattgacaacagggtaaacagctagatggaaattcgatgagcgctaccattcaaaattatttgtcagcccgggaatcaaacCCAGCACCTCCCAATTtacggtcaggaatgcttacccttacaccaaactgacaatctctggatagcagcgctcactTTATACGAAGCCACAGCGGCCAGCCaatctacagatgaaaattactgagatattgcaattaatcTCACTATCTCAGTCATTTCCATTTGTAGAATAAGAAAAATCGTATTCCATTATAGTAACGACATTAAATAATCAGgatgtttgtttattttttatggcaaataaatcatatctttttgtgtagttaagaAGTACAACGAAgccaaacactgccattataacgtggacctcactatagaatctaATTTGAGATGACTTACGTTTGAGCTCTCGCCTGAGTTTGGAGAGGGAGAGGCACATCTTCTTGGTGTCAGGGTTGGCCATCTTATCAGCCGACGACGGTTTATATCCAAACTCCCGTTCGAATCCCTCCTCGTATCGTTTCAGTCTTTTCTTCAGCCTGAAAAACAAATACAACAAATTTGATGTAAACTTGAATGCATAGATGACCACACCTAACTATATGACACATGGTACATAGTACATAACCTTCATCTCACCGACAttcatttctgagtccaattgtgtggagatgtttcctgaagtggccatgTCAGAGCAATCAACTGTTTGACCTGACCTCTACCCAACCTCaccagccagctggtgaagTAAAAGCTTCGTCTGCTAGCAGCcttttgccaagtgcttgaCCTGGGTGACCTTACCATGTAAGTCCCTGGACCACTTACTTGTGTGGAAGACAGTTGTTTTACTTATGGCACAGCTTGAAGTTTGAGCGTTAATCTCACTGTAAGATAGAAAGAGTGTTGAGACTCACGTGTGAATCTGCTTAGCATGATGGTGCTCGATGACCGATATGTGGGTGCGTCCTGACAGTGGCAGCTGATCGGATGGAGTGGCTGCAGCTGCTTCACTCACCGCCTGTGCGGCCTCGAACGCGCGATGTCCGGCCGCAAACGTTGCGCTAGAACGCAGCGAACTGGCCTCGTCTTGCTACAAAACAAACACACAATCACAAACAATTAATAAACAACATCAAgacaaagaaaaatatgaaattaagaagataaaaagaatatacaattaataaacaagatgagaaaaaagaaagaaaagaatatGAAGATGAGTGAAGCGTTCATGAAATGAAGTGGAATCAAAATCACAAACA from Nilaparvata lugens isolate BPH unplaced genomic scaffold, ASM1435652v1 scaffold8013, whole genome shotgun sequence includes these protein-coding regions:
- the LOC120349041 gene encoding protein FAM13A-like, with translation DEKAEPESTKNAEVEVGEEEEVKGDVEELEEEDEDDDDEEVEEEEEGGEEVNSDEPVLDLNRLHRDVDLSEPVPSRHDWSFAPPLPQPQQDEASSLRSSATFAAGHRAFEAAQAVSEAAAATPSDQLPLSGRTHISVIEHHHAKQIHTLKKRLKRYEEGFEREFGYKPSSADKMANPDTKKMCLSLSKLRRELKQLKSESTLCQSSSMSQLLFLASGDRVSVASAASATKVINEDVVHDVEKVSQ